In Gemmatimonadota bacterium, the genomic window GTGGCTGAAAGTCCGCGATCAGTCAGGTCGAGCCGTCGCGTACGGCATCCCCAGCGCCAGCACACCAAACCTCTACTACTTCGCGAATTCGACGCAGTGCACCTGTCCCGCAGGGCGCCGCGGCCGACGTTGCTGGCACACCGCCGCCGTCGCGAAGCACGTAGCCGACGTTCGCGCTGCCAGCCGGCCGGTGTTGACGCTGGTGCGTCACGAGGATGGCGACCTGTCGTGGCAGACCGACGCGGAGCGCCGCCTCGCAGAGCGCTACAGCCAGATTTACGGAAAGGACTGAACCATGACGACAACCCCTGCTTGTCACTGGTGCGGCGTCGGTATCGACGTTCGCCCACGCGGACCGCTGCTCTGCACGGTTTGCCACGAGTCGCGCGGCCTCGTGTGTGATGACTGCCGCCAGCAACTCGCCGGCCCGTGCGACGGTTGCCGCACACCTGACGACTACGACGACGAGCGGCACGACTGCCGCTACGCTGGCGAGCCTGGCGCCGGTTGCTTCGCTTTCTGCGAGGAGTGCGCCTGATGGCGCAATCCACGTGTCGTACGTGCGATGCCCCACTCGTCTGGCAGGACACCGAGAACGGCCGGCGCCCCTTCAACCCTGACGGCACACCACACCGCGACGCGCGGAGCAATGGCCGCCCAGCGTCATCGCCCGATAAGGAGCGTTCGATCCGTCGTCAGGTCGCCATGAAGTGCGCCGCCGAGCTTGTCGCCGCGGCTGTGACATCGCACGAGGACGCCAGGATCAGCCTCGTGTTTGCCGTCGCGGACCAGATCGACAAATGGCTAGAGAAGGGAGGCGATGCCACCGACTGACTGAGCGCCCCTGTCTATACGCACGACGGCCGGGGAGCTCGCAACGCCCCGGCCGCCATTCACACCGCCACCTCGGGAGAGTAGTGATGCACACAAAGTCTACGGCCGCCGCATTAGCCGGCCAGCCACCCCTGGATCTGGTTTTAGAGCGCTTGCCCAGTGGCGAGCTTGCATGGCTCCGGCCATCCACCGCGCCCGCCGAAGACGACGAGGCCCGCTACTGGCCAAGTGAGCGCGGCCGTCAACTCACCCGCCGGTGGGCCGCGGAACGCTGGCTGTTCGGACGCGAGATCTGCTCGTGACCGAGCACGGGTGCGACGAATCGGCCGACAGATATCTGGCGAACGCGCTGCGGCACACCGCGGAGGCGTCCAACGCGTTGCTCGACATGACCGTCGAGCCGCCCTCGGTGCCGGTCGCTCAGAGAGCCGTCGTGCACCTCGCTGGCGCAAGTCTCGCCGCGCAACGCCTGTTAGCCCGCCTCGAGGCGCTCGAGGATGCCTGAGGTGCTCACCGTCGTGGAGACGATCGTCTACATCGGCGGCGGTGCTGTCCTCGGGCTGTTGCTCACGTCGATGTGGGTGAAGAGACAGAAGAAGCGCCGCTCATGAGGCGGCACACCCTCGCGGTCATCGGCTCGTGCGCGGTCACGGTCGCGCTGTGTTGCCTGCTGTTCTTCGTACCGAGCGATCAGGTTTACTGGCCGTTCCTACTTGCCGCGGCGTGGGCAACCGGCGTCGCGGTCGGCTCGTGGCTACGGCTGTAAAAGGGAGTACCGATGCTTGCCGCAATCGTCCTCGCTGCCGCGCTGTTCGCACAGCCAGCGCCCACCCCCACGCCGGAGCCGGCCTACGCTGGCTACCGGTGCCAGATTTTTGTCGATCGCTCCTACATCTGCGGCAGAGCCGACCCTACCGGGATCGACCGAACGAGGGCGTTCGTCACTGGGTGCATTCCGAACGCTGACGGTGTCTACGACGCATGCTCGCCGCCACCGGATGAGGGCACCAGCGAGCAGCTCGCGGCACTCAGTGACGAGGTCGCGGCGTTACGCGCATCGAACGAGCGGCTTGTCGATCAGTTGAATGCCACGACCGCGGCCCTGGCCATGCTGACCGATCAGCTACATACAGACCAACAGGTGCGGCAGGCCGCACCAGACGGGACCTGACCTCGCACAACGACCGTGCATGCACGTCATCGTGTGTGCACGCTTGCACGTGGCATCACCGAGGCGCAGCCGTAGCGCTCACGCCTCGGAATTAGCCTCACGTGAGGCTAATTCGCTCTCTGCCAGGAGTCGCAGGCTAGGGGACCGGGCTGACGAAGAACCGCTCTTTGGCGGCGGACGCGGCCGCGCCCGTCGAGTTCGTGGCGTACTCCCACTGCCCCACCTGATTCGCGGTCAGGTGGGCGGTATACGTGCCAGTAGACACGTGCGTCAGGCTGGCTACCGAGTTGGTGCCGTCAGGCGCAAAAACGGTGAGCACGATCGTCGGGTCGTCGCACGGGTCTTGCGTCGTCGGATCGTGGGGATCGCCCGTCGCCGGGTCCGTCAGATAGGCCTCCAGGAACACCACCTCGCCAACGACGTACCGATTCACGGACTCATTTCAACACATCACCGTGCCGCGTCCGTAGCGCTCGACCTGGTCTCATGAGACCAGGTCGAGCCATAGCCTCGGAAACGATGGCCGATATCTCTGTCCACGACGCGGCCACGAGGCTGGCTACGTCCGAGCGTACTGTCCGACGCTACCTGGCTTCGGGCCAACTCGCCGGCACCCGCACCGCGGACGGCTGGACGGTCAGCGGTCAGGACCTTGACCGCTTCCTGGCCACGCGGACGGTCAGTCCGACCACCAATGGCCACGCGGTCACGGACA contains:
- a CDS encoding SWIM zinc finger family protein; protein product: MTMTTDRREKTEQLANDPGQWLKVRDQSGRAVAYGIPSASTPNLYYFANSTQCTCPAGRRGRRCWHTAAVAKHVADVRAASRPVLTLVRHEDGDLSWQTDAERRLAERYSQIYGKD